The following DNA comes from Aythya fuligula isolate bAytFul2 chromosome 14, bAytFul2.pri, whole genome shotgun sequence.
ATGCTTTGCACACAAACAAAAGGAAGCCCCAAAGCTGCTGGAGCACCAAACCCACATGTCAGGGTGGCGTGCCTTTGGGAACGTGGGTGTAGGTGAAGGTGgtgggctggtgctgggcagtGCCTGGAGGCCAGCCCCCATCGCTCCCTTCCTTTCAGGCGTTCCTGGTGCCGGCCCCACACAAGCAAGAGCTGCAGATGGAGGAGGGCCCTGCCCAGCAGTACCAGCACCTCGCAGAGCACCTCCACCGCGCTGTTTTCCCCGAGTTTGTGAGTGCTCCTTCCCTGCAGGTCTTCAGGGTCACAAGCAAGCAgtgccagggctggctgctccccaggggAAGGGGAGCCAGAAATTGAGGGTGGCCCCAGTGCAGGgagtgtcctcagcagcaggCGCAGCCCCAGGGGGCCTGTGAAGCCCTGGTTTTGTGTGGTGGCCAGGGTGACTGCTCTACCAAGGGGCTGCTTTGGCAGGCATCCCACGTGGATGGGAAGGACACCTCGGGAGCTCCACACTCCACACAAGCCCTCCACCCAGTCCCCCAGGCCTTTCCTAATGCACAAGACAGTGCCCCATGCAGACTGCTGGGCCTGCTGGGGTTCACATGGAGACTTGGGTCCTCTTGCCCCACAGAAGCAACGCCTGGACAGGCTGGTCTggcagcccctctgcagcctCTCAGAGATGCTGGTGGGGCCACAGCAGCTGGTCAAGAAGCGCCTGGACAAGCTGCTGGACTACGAGGAGATCCAGGAGCGCAAAAGCGAGCTGGGCAGTGTGACGTACGATGAGGAGGCTGCCATGAACACCTACCTCGCCATCAATGCCCTGCTCGTGGCCGAGCTCCCGCGGTTCAACCAGCTGGttgtgcagctcctggggcaggtGCTGGGCTCCCTCTGCGTCCTGCACCAGGACCTGGCTGCGGAGGTCCTGCACGAGGCAGAAAAAGAGCTGAAGCAGGTGGGAGAGGCTTTGGCGTGGGGGCACATGCTGGTGTACGTGCTGAGCCTGACCTCCCTTTGGGCCGTGAGGGCTCTGAGGGcttgctgcatccccagcctgggTGGCTGGGGGCTCAGGACAGGACCTGGGCACTGCTCCTTTGGGCGCAGCCCAAGGGCTCACAGCcagagggcagcagctcttGTTGCTGAAAGGGGATGGATCTCAACTGCAAGGTGCATCTTCAGCACTCCGTTCTCTTGCTTTGTcacctcttttcttcttgctccttCTCTTCTGACCCTACCCACAGCTCTGTGCGTCCCTACAGGCCCCTCTGACCTCAGGGTCTGTCTTCACAGCTGCCCCATGGCCACATGCCTCTGCCCGCTTTCTGGAGGCTGGTGGAGGACACTCTGCAGCAAGCTGGTGCCCAGCTCTGTACGTTCACCCAGGCGTTTGAGACGGTCACACCGAGCCCTGTGACACAGGTAGGAGCTGGGAGGGGTGTCCTGGTTCAGCAGGACTGAGGCTGCATGGTGCAGGACATCTCCCGGGGGGAGGCTGGCTcagacagcagcacaggaggtCACCGCAGCCACAGTGTGCAGATGGAGCATGCACACGGAGCACCTCGGCCTACTGCATGTCTGACTAAGAGCTCGTATGTCTCTtgctccccaccagcccctgACCGCTGCCGAGGAGCGGAAGGTCCTTTCCCTCGTGAGCAAACACGGCCCAGACAAACTTTACCAAGTGACAAGCAACGTCAGTGGCAGCAAAGACTTGGACCTGACCTTGCAAAGGGGACAGATTGTGGCTCTGCTGCAACGCGTCGACACCAAGGGCAACACGAGCAGGTGGCTGGTGGATGCTGGAGGTACTGCAAGCACTGCGGGGAGGCTCTCCCTGCCTTGGCACCAGGgtcagaaaacaaatctgaacCATTTTCTCAGCTTGGATGAAGCTGGCTCAGACcaaacacagctctgctttgccaGCTACACATGTAGCCTTTAGCTCTAAACCTTGGGTTTCCCCATTTGTTCCCTGTCGTGGGTGGGAAAGCGGAACCCTGTGCATGCAAACATCCTGAAACCCcttttttggggttttgttgcttGATGTTCCCTAGCAATGGGCCAGTTTAAGCAGGGCTCTTGTGCCATGCAAGGCAATAGCCAGGTTatcctccctttctcctccagctAGCCCTACATGTgtcaggcagcagggctgcttgAACAGTGTGTATGTGCATTTCCTCCAGGTCCCCGAGGGTTTGTGCCTGCTGGCAAACTGCAGCCCTATAGCCCAGTGCAAGGCCAGCAGACCGGGATGCAGATGCCAACCCAAGAGAGTGTCCCAGACAGAAGGCGACATTCATACACATCACCCGAGGCTCCCAGGCCCCAGGTGGCCACGTTCACCCCGGCTTTCCAGGTGAGAGTGGGGGACACCCCCTGGGCTGTTTCTCACGACCCTTCTAGCTCAGTGCTTGTCCCTGCATGTGGGTGGGGATGTGGACCTGCTTTTCCAGCACATGggattatatatatgtgtagcTGTTTGCCTGGCTGGAGTGGCACAGCTGGGATTTGCCTTGCTGGGACCTGCTGTGGACAGAGCAAAGCAAGTTGTGCCTGGTGGGATCCCCACCGTCCCTCCACTGATGGCAGGATTGTGCTGCCCTCTTGGAAATAGCCTCTGTGTCCCCTATAGatcctgccctgcctgtcccttccCCTCTTGCCTCCTGTTCCCAGCAAGggctccctcccctccttcacTTTCCACAGATGGTCGCTGGCTTCTCCTTCACCGCCAGGAGTCCGCAGGAGGTCAGCCTGCAGGCTGGGCAGCCCGTGGTGGTGCTGGAGCCACATGACAAGAAAGGCAGCAAGGAGTGGAGCCTGGTGGAGGTGAACGGCCAGAGGGGCTACGTGCCCTCCAGCTACCTGGTGACAGTCCCTGTCCAGGAGCCCATGGGCTGGAGCGTGCCTGTGTGAGCAccaccagcccagcaccccagggcgCAGGCTTCGTGCTGCTCTTAGATGAGAGCCATCTGCTTGGCACCCGAGGAGCTCCTCACAGAGATGCTGGAGGGGGGTGGCTGCATGGCCctgggctggggaagcagcaggataTGGCCCAGGGGATGTGGGCACAGGCACGGAGGTGGAGAGATGTGTTTTGTGCCAATGGGCACAAGGGCTGGAAAGCAGGAGGGTGACATGTCCCATGTGTGTTTGCTTACTACTGGGAGACACAGAGGGAAGGCTCGGGATGGAGTGCCAGCAGGTGGCTGCAGGTTTGCAGGGGTTTGTTGAAATTTGTGTCAGTGGGAAAAGTGTCCCTACGGATGGTGAGATGGAACTGTCTATAGGTAGTTCAGGTCCAAGCTGCAAAGGCTGTAGTGCCACAGAGGGGTGAGGGGAGGTAGCTGGTGCTGCTCATTTTCTCTCCCAGCCCCAAGGGgtgagctgggctctgcagtaCCAGCTATTCCTGGGCCAAACCTCAATGGCCATGGGACCTTACCTGCAGGCTCTGTCCCCAGGAGGTACCCTTGGACGTGGTGTGAGGCTGTGGAGCACCAACGTCCCTCACTTCTCCCAGAATATTTCCCAAACCCTTTGCACTCATTCCTGTCCCAAGCCTCGAGCTGCTCCCTCAGGGTGAGCAGAGGGCacaggtctcttccagcctaaccacaaggaaaaataaagggcaTAAGAGTGCCTTTAAATAGCACGGTGAGGACACGCTCTCCTAGGAGGAATGCTCTGGCCAGGCAGGTGGAACATGCTTGTGACCAGGGACAGGGGGATGGTGGGCAGGGATGGCTCCTGGCCAGGCGCCGGGGCCAAGGTTAGGCATTGGAGCAGGGTCATGCCTGTGGCAGATGCTCCCAGCCCGGGGTCTCGCCATGCCCAGGGCTTTGcggggtggctgctgctgcctgcatccTGCCCGCTGCCCTGCAAGTTGTTTGGTGCTGGTGCAGCACCGGGGCTGATTCACATCCTGGATGTGGAGGCATTTGGATGGTGTCCACACACAGGGTGTGCCAGCAGGGATCAAATCTGACCTGCTGGCCCCTGGCCTACTTGTTTGTGTGCTGGGGGGTGCACAGTGGTCTAGGCAAGGCCGGTGTGGGTTAAACTTCTTGCTGGCACAGAGGGGTGCAGAGCCCTGGGAGGGTCTGCAGAGCCAATATGTTGGCCTAGGATTGCATTAGCTTCATGAGCATGAATTGTGTGCGGAGCAGGAGCTCCCTTTGTCCCCACAGTGGCCCCAGGCAGCATGCTGCAGACGTGCCCTGCCCCATCTTCCTGGAGACGGGTGGCCCAGGAGAAGCAGGACCCCCAGGACCTGCCAGGaaagctggctgcagggccagaGGGGGGCTGAGCCCGGCAGAGtgtggccctggggctgggaggtgggaaggaaggCACGAGCAGCGCTCCTGGCTCCTGCCTTGCACAGCCAGCACCTGAATTGTCTAATAAAGTGTGAAATTGCTTTCATGCTCTGCTACCTTTGCTGAGATGGACCATCATTAAGGCAcctcccttcccagccagcagccgGCTGCTGCCTATGTCCCTGCTGTCACGGCTCTGCCAGATGAGCCATGGGCTCGAGCTGTGCCtggctcagcccagcagcagtgctgtgcctgctggtACCTCCAGCCAGTACTGAGCACCCTTGcctcctgctcagcccctgTCCAGAACATTGCGCCCAGCATCCAGCTGGCCGTGAAACCATGCCACAGCGCTGGGACAGGGGCCGCGGACCCTGTCTttccccctgcctgccctctgGATGCCCTTGGGGATGCCAGGAGGTGGTGCTCCCTGTGCCAGGTGCCTGGAGCCCTGCTGGACCCTTGCTCTGGcactgcaggagagcagggctgtCCCCCCACCGTGCAATGACTGATTACCACCGAACCGCCAGCATGTGAGCAGGGACCATTCGCTGGCCTTAATAGCAATAATCAATCATCGCTCTCCTGCTCCAGGCCTGGCTGCTATGCGAGACtctctggggctgggggggctgctgggggctgcagtgATAGCAGGGGGACGTCCCCTGGAGGGGACACAGAGGTCTTGTGGTGGCTTTTCTTCCACTGGGAGGGCAGTCCATGTCCCCTGTGGGAGAGGACACGCCAGCTGCTCCACGTCTGTCCGCCTGGATCTCTGCAACCAGCAATTTTGGAGGGAGGATGGGGCTGTGCAAGAGCTGCGGGGGGCTCCCAGCTTGGCCCCCCCAGGTACCTGTGCCCAAGGAGCTGCTGAGTGGGAGCCAGAGGGAGTCGTGCATGGGATTTGTGCATGTGCAACCTGCAGGAAATGCCAGGCAGCCAAGATACTTTgccccagggaaaaaaaaaaaaaaaaaaaagtaatgttttccaGGCACTGATAAAGTTAAACCCTTGATCTGATTAAAAGTTTCCTCCCAAAGGAAAGCTGGGATGGGATGTGCTCGTCCTGGGATGGGACGTGGAGGAGGCAAAGCCCTATCTTAACCTGGGTGCTGTCCCCACCATTCCCCCTGAACCTTCACGTAACCCTATACCCCACGCCGCCTCcccttgctgcagctcagccaaATGCCACCAGCTGAGGGGAGGCTTCTTGCCACCACAAAGCCAGCCTGTCCCCGACATGACGtgagccagctggagcagctgggcagcactgCCCACTGCGTGGCGAGCACGACGGCCCCGCACCGCACTGCACCATGCacccctgtccctgctgtgcccccacAGCATCCCCGGGCACAGAGCCCCTGGGCGATGGCCCCTGCCCCCCACGTTGGGCTTCCCCTGCCCCTCAGTGTGGGTGCTTCACCCTCCTGGCAGCCACCGGCAGGGCCCTGCAGGCCCTCCCATCCCCAAGGTGACTTTGCTGGTGGGTGAGCTCCTGGGACTTTCCAGAGAGCAGAGGCTGGCGCACGTGGTGAGGGGTGTAGGATGAGCAGGGCACGGTCCTGCTGCGTCTGGCAACAACTGCCAAGCTGATAAAAGGGCAGACCCCACAGCCTGAGGTGCTCCTGCACCCTTGGGTGGCTGCTCACAGCTGTCACAGCAATacgtggggctgcagcagcaaccTAAATGCCTCTCAGGGTGTCCTCAGGGTGCTGGTGGCCCCCAGGGTGCAAAGGCTGCTCAGCTGGCTGCTCCCACTGGTGCTGGGGGAATCCGCTGTGCAGCTTCCTGCTGGAACAAACACTGATGGtgggagatggagatggagaagcTCATCCCAGCATGGAGGGGAACATCCCCAGGCATGTCCCTGCCCCTCCTGACTGAGGACAGCCGTGTCACCCTGCCTTTTCCAGGCTCTGGGCTTTTCACGGGTTGCctgctgtgtgtgcacagcatACCTCCTCCAACCACCCCAATGCAGTGCCAGGAGACATTTCAAAGCCTTCTCCTAGCCACAGGCAcctcaaggaaaagaaaagagcgGTGTAATTCCCACCTCGCTTCCGAATCACCACAAGCCATCCCAGCTGCTAGACAAACCCAGCaccacctgcagccccagctcccctttAGTACTTAACACGGCCGGGACTTGTGAGCACTCCTTCATTAGCATTCCTCCTCCTGGGGCCTGCACAGCCTGTTCCCAAGGCCGGGATGTTAACTGAATTACTTCCCCCAGCACTGCCGCAGCTCTGGGGACTCCAACACCTCCATGTGCCACCGGGCAGCCTCCGCAGAGCCTGCTCTCACCTTCGGGCAGGAGCCAGCTGCGGCCAAGAAAAATACATCCAGGCAAAGGGAAATCCAGGCTGGAGAGAGGGCGCAGCAGCGAGTCACTGCAGGGATTCAGGAATCAGAGCAAATCAAGCCAAAGTGGAAACCAGAAGCCcaatggggctgggggagcagggggtgccCCTGCCCGAAGGGGGTGATCTGTGGGGTTTGTGCCCCGTGGACTGCTCCTGACCATGGGTACAGGCTGCAGACACAAATCCCTTCTGTGTGCTCAGCTGGCATCCTGGCCAGCATTTACCTAAAACACACCCTGGGGAGGAAAGGATGGGcgggggatggggagggggaggaaggctgcctgctgtttgtttttactaatgAAGCCCCATAATCaaatcatttcaattttaattgtAAAGCCAGCAGGCAGATTTCTGTCTCCAGATGGGACGTGACAGGAATAGTTCAAGGTTGGCCATGTTGTACCACTCCACTCAGTGAGTGCCcggagcagccccaggcagggaTTCCCACCTGGCCTCTGGTCCTGGGGGTGCAGAGACCACACAAGCCCCCCAGGCATCATTCcctgcagtaaaaataaagccttgaggaaaaaatgaaataatgaaatgaaatgaaatgaaatgaaatgaaatgaaatgaaatgaaatgaaatgaaatgaagtagGAGAGAAGGGGGTTCCAGCTcatggagctgctcctgggtgcagatgctcagcactgctgcctggcagcacccagcatcTCCCCTGCTGCTTCATCCCATAAGGGGGAAGCCCAGGGATGGATGCATGccccaggttggagcagtggAGGCAGGAGCCATTTCCCCTGCTTCTATCTCCCAGCTTGTTCAGAGTACATGGGATTTATTCGTGGCTTGCACCTAGCACATTGTATGCTTGGAtttggggaaaggagaaaaaaaaaaaagaaaaagggggggggggcttttttttttttttttttttttttttaactagctGCAATGTTAgtcctccagctgcagagagctctgcTCAGGAACTTGGAAGCAAATGactgaggagaggaaaaagctgcCCCACACCTAATAAAACATGTGTCTTGCCCAGCCTCTTGTTTGGGCTCCCTAGGGCTGCTGTGCCGCCCGTGTGGCTCACATGGAGCACAAACACCCTGTGCCCTTCCCAGGGTGATGGCACAGCCATACCAGGGCTGAGCCGAGCTCTTaccagtgcctgctgcttctgACTGTGCCTCTCCGAGCTGCTGCCCTCTCCTTGCTCGTGCAGCtggcagcatttctgaaatccCCTGGGAGGGCTCTGGGCCCGGGGGGttcctggtgctgagcagctacCAGCATCCCTCCGGCCAGGCTTCTGCGCTCTTATCTGCTTGCAGTTCTCATGCCTGAGTCATCAGGGGCAGGAACATCAGATCAGAAATCAAGCCATTAACTcactgagcagcactggcaaaGGACCTCAAATACAGGCAATGGAGCCCCTGCGTCTGGGGCTCCGGGATGGGGGCAGGATGTGTCCCTCTGggccccctgcagcacccttgTGTGCCACCACCTCAGCACAGTGCCCCTGGGCTGGGCACATTCCACTCCTGCTTCCCACATGGCCTGTGCATGCCCATCCTGGCTGGGCTGTGAGGGTATGTGCTTCTGTGCCTttactcctcctcctcctctttctccctttttttttttttttttcttttatctttttttttttttttttttttttaaaaatgcacaagtGGGAATTAAATCAAGGCCACTAAACTCATtcgcagcagcagccctgctgggctcACAGGCAACGTGTCCCCACCAGTCCCGTGCCACAGCTACCTGTCCCTGGCTGGGACAGCACCGCCTGCTGGCACCCTGTTGGGGATGGGGACCTTGGTGCGACCAAAGGGACAAACCCACCCAAGCCACGCCACCTGCGAGCCATTCCTCTTCCACGTTGGGATCTGAAAATGCAGCACTTAGCAGCTGCTCAGgtgccctggctgctggtggcccaAAGCCCCATGGCATCAggcttggggctggggctgtgctgtcagagcaggaggtgcagtgctgggggctggcttGTGGCCACCCCCGCAGCACGGCTCAGCCCTGGGGGATGAGGCCAGATGATGAGGAAGGAACAAGTCTGGGAATGCACCGGCAGCCCCTGACCAGATCTCATGTTcgcagcagggagcaggagggatgctgctcGCAGGTGAGCTTCCCTGAAGATGCGGCTTGTCTGCTGCCCAGGGACAAACCCAGAGCAGTGAGGGGATGGGATGGCTGCTGGGAATTTCAATGCCCGCCTGTGaatgctggttttgttctgtcCCAGACATGGCCATGCTCTGCCCAGGAGAAGCAGCATTCAAATGAAGCTGATCATAGGATTCTCGCCTGCAAATAAAGCTGGTCCAGAAAATCCAGGGAGAAATGGAGCTTGAAAGGAGCCCTGGAGTGGCACCCTGCCCCTGCAGGGCCCTGCCAAGagtggcagccctgctgcagggaacaGTGAGTAggcctgtagtgggtttacatggcaaggttttggtagcagggagccataggagtggtttctgtgagaaagatctagaagctgccccatgtttgggaagggccccattgttttccagatctgagccaataagcgatgttgtttgcgcctctgtgagagcatatttaagacagggaaaaaaatgctgcgccagacagcagccgggagtgagagaacagccttgcaggtgccaaggtcagtgtagaaggagggggagaggtgctccaggcgccggagcagaagtcccctgcggcctgtggtgaggaccatggtgaagcaggatgtccccctgcagcccatggagtaccacggtggagcagggttccatgctgcagcccgtggaggagaccacggtggagcaggtggccctgcaccgacggaggctgccgcctgtggaagacccctgccggagcagattccaggccggacctgtagtccgtggagaggagaccatgcaggagcaggtgacctggcaggagctgctgcccgtaggggagccaggttggagcagttttctcctgagggatggaccccgtggtacggacccatatctggagcagttctggaagagctgctgcctgtgggaagcacacgccggatcagttcatcaaggactgcatcccgtgggtgggaccccacagcacaggggacgagagtgaccgagaaggagcggcagagaagaagtgctgtagactgaccataacccccattcccccgttcccctgcgccgctcggggggaggaggtggaagagggtggatgggggggaaggtgcttttgttttttttttcttttttcctttgttttctcacttctctcgcttgttagtaataggcaataaatcttactatctccttatgccgagtctgttttgcccgttccaataattattgcatgattttctcgtccttatctcaacccttgagcccttttcacatattttctccccattcctctttgaggagggggagtgagagagcggctgtggtggtgctcggctgcccactcgagcggaaccacgacaaggcctcagggaggggggggggggggggcatgcTCAGCGCCACAGGGACATTGTGGGGATGTGGGGATGTGGGAGCCAGACTGGGCTCTCCAAAGAGCCTCCCACTCCTCTGCACCCCCCGGTGTGCTGTCATCATGGGGCTGGGCCCGGGGAGCTGGTGCTGTGCACATGACCAGCAGGGGTGAGCCAGAGAGAGGAGACATCCAGGGACAACCTCAAGGTAAAGATCTCAGCTTGGTCATCAACCTGGGATAGGAAACTCTGTCCTGTGACCGACCACGGCTCTGGGCAAATGGAGATGCCAACAATTGCCACAGTTTGTGTATTGACTATGCACGCTGTCAAAGCCATGCCTCAAAGAGCTAGATTTGTATGGATAACAACATTTCTTATCACTGTTGCTAATGTGATACCAGTCCATTCCAATCTACGTATttccataatttattttaacgAAGTTTAACAAACTAGTTTACTTTTCAACATTTGTATATGTCCTGTTTGCTCATTTATGCGTGCAACAAATGACATTAAAGCTactaaatatttagaaaataacaaGTGTATGTAAGAAGTGCActtgtcataaaaaaaaaaaaataataataataaatcaggtTTTGTCTTCTCTGGCACGTGGAGCCTTTCCCAACACTGGATATTTCCCCCCCTTCCCATGCCACCATCGGGCTGGAGTGGGAGCCCAACCTGGCCACTGCCAGGCCCCATTCCCAGGGAATGCTGAGGGTTGTGAcccctgctgcttttttatttttatcacccTGACAACACTGCTGCTTAGCTTGGATTTTATTAAAAGTAAGTTGTGCTGTTAAAGGACAGCCCCACGCTGGTCAGGCCCTGTGGGAGgtgcccccagcctccctgccctgcactccctgcccctgctcccatTCCTGCAGCCCCATCCTCCCAAGCCCAGTGGGGAGATGAACACTGTTTGTCTTCGGGGCATTTGCAGCCTCCAGGTGAAGCTGAGCGAACCTCCAGCACCCTGGGAAAGCTGCTGAAGGCTGTGCGAGGCAGCAACCCAGGTGGGCTTCTTAGGTGGGTACGGTGCGTACATACTGGCATGGACAAGTTTTGGGGAACGAAGCTGTGGTGCAATGACAGAGCTGCACCCGCTCATGGCCAAGGGGACTGTGCTgcggctgctgccctgctgtgaCAACCCTGGTTGCTGAAAGCCCTGCAGGGAGTGCTGTTTGCAGCTGTAGGGATGCAGCCCTTTGCCTGGAGCCCAGCCAAGAACCGCTCAACGTCTGAGCCTTCCGCCGCTTCCTGcttgcagagaaggaagagtAATGAGTGAAGTCTTGggcaaatattttggaaatcaAAAGATCTCACTCTCCGAGCGCCGCTGAGCTTAGTGGCTTTACAGGGGGCAGCGTGCAGTCAGCATGCGGGTCATGAGAGAGACGTGGCCCCTCAGAGCTCCCAGTTCCCTGCTTTGGCAAGGAGGAGAAATTGCACTGCTGCACTCTGCCTTGCTCCATTTATTCCGTTGCCCCCCCCTGCTTTGCCAGCTAGGCCATTCCCAAATACAGCTTCACCCCAGCTCTGATGCTTCCTTCTTATATGTATCAGCATGGCTAATAATAACAGCCCCAAATTCTCCCCGCCTGTCGCTTAGTTCACAGAAATGGTGCTGTGCAGTCACGATGCCTCCATTTGGTTTGTGTGCATGCCCTTCACTGCATAAAACGTGTGGGCATGCCGCTCCCCCCTACCCCAGTTGTGCGACTGGGGGATTTGGATGCAATACCCAAACTCCCAGCTCTTTGCTCCTGGGAATATCGTGCCTGTCCCCATGGCAGGCAAATTAGCTACGTGGCTGTATTCCTTACCTTCCTAATGAGCCGAAAGCACGCAGGAGAGATCAAAATAGCCCCAGCTGACACAGATACCTGTGCAAAGCAGTAGGGGCCTGCACTCACCTTTGTAATTGCATGCTGCATGGCGATGAGTCACCCACAGCACCGCTCGGGCAGGCAGCACACCGGCTGCCTGCCTCCCGCTGCAGCA
Coding sequences within:
- the ARHGEF37 gene encoding rho guanine nucleotide exchange factor 37 isoform X1 yields the protein MASPHAEELPAEGTADPDAHIYEEVTLCERMELSQRLAVEELITTEASYVHNLQLCLSDIRAHLQQKQLPDLDLEGLFSNIDDILHLSRRFLRGLEATAAQEHDQLLGISTLFQEFKEEMETVYKTYCTSYDNALLLVESYRKDPRLQEEIMDTLNATVPHTSASDLSFFLVMPVQRVTKYPLLLGKILENTPAGTSAHQALAAAVSAMAQANANINEYKRQREVATKYNKAEHLTLRDRLARLNTHSIAKKTTRLSRLFMHEAGFVSKTEDKEYDNLEEKFQSVASSVAALKENVASYMAHLEAFLVPAPHKQELQMEEGPAQQYQHLAEHLHRAVFPEFKQRLDRLVWQPLCSLSEMLVGPQQLVKKRLDKLLDYEEIQERKSELGSVTYDEEAAMNTYLAINALLVAELPRFNQLVVQLLGQVLGSLCVLHQDLAAEVLHEAEKELKQLPHGHMPLPAFWRLVEDTLQQAGAQLCTFTQAFETVTPSPVTQPLTAAEERKVLSLVSKHGPDKLYQVTSNVSGSKDLDLTLQRGQIVALLQRVDTKGNTSRWLVDAGGPRGFVPAGKLQPYSPVQGQQTGMQMPTQESVPDRRRHSYTSPEAPRPQVATFTPAFQMVAGFSFTARSPQEVSLQAGQPVVVLEPHDKKGSKEWSLVEVNGQRGYVPSSYLVTVPVQEPMGWSVPV